From a single Paraburkholderia sp. D15 genomic region:
- a CDS encoding chemotaxis response regulator protein-glutamate methylesterase: MQKIKVLCVDDSALIRSLMTEIINGQPDMTVVATAPDPLVARELIKQHNPDVLTLDVEMPRMDGLDFLEKLMRLRPMPVVMVSSLTERGNEITLRALELGAVDFVTKPKVGIRDGMLDYSEKLADKIRAAARARVRQAAPVQHAASHAAHAPVGTAPLFNNPLLSTEKLIIVGASTGGTEAIREVLVPLPPDAPAVLIAQHMPPGFTKSFAQRLNGLCRITVKEAEHGERVLPGHAYIAPGHAHLLLARSGANYIAHLSDDPPVNRHRPSVDVLFRSAAQHAGKNAVGVILTGMGRDGAAGLLDMKKAGAYTLAQDEASCIVFGMPREAIALGAADEIASLPEMSRRVMARLSSMGDRVQRV; this comes from the coding sequence GTGCAAAAGATCAAAGTACTGTGCGTCGACGATTCGGCGCTGATCCGCAGCCTGATGACGGAAATCATCAACGGCCAGCCGGACATGACGGTCGTGGCGACCGCACCCGACCCGCTGGTCGCGCGTGAGCTCATCAAGCAGCACAACCCGGACGTCTTGACGCTCGACGTCGAAATGCCGCGCATGGACGGTCTCGACTTCCTCGAGAAGCTGATGCGTCTGCGGCCCATGCCGGTCGTGATGGTGTCGTCGCTGACCGAGCGCGGCAACGAAATCACGCTGCGCGCGCTGGAACTGGGCGCGGTCGACTTCGTCACCAAGCCGAAGGTCGGCATTCGCGACGGCATGCTCGACTACTCGGAAAAGCTCGCCGACAAGATCCGCGCCGCGGCCCGTGCGCGCGTGCGCCAGGCCGCACCGGTGCAGCACGCGGCAAGCCATGCCGCGCATGCGCCGGTCGGCACCGCGCCGCTTTTCAACAATCCGCTGCTCAGTACCGAGAAGCTGATCATCGTCGGCGCGTCGACGGGCGGCACCGAAGCGATCCGCGAAGTGCTGGTGCCGCTGCCGCCGGATGCGCCTGCCGTGCTGATCGCGCAGCATATGCCGCCGGGCTTCACAAAATCTTTTGCGCAACGCCTCAATGGTTTGTGCCGGATTACCGTTAAAGAGGCAGAGCACGGCGAACGCGTGCTGCCGGGGCATGCGTATATCGCGCCCGGTCACGCTCACCTGTTGCTTGCCCGTAGCGGCGCGAACTATATTGCGCATCTGTCGGACGATCCGCCGGTGAACCGGCATCGCCCGTCCGTGGATGTGCTGTTCCGTTCGGCCGCACAGCACGCGGGCAAGAACGCGGTCGGGGTGATCCTGACCGGGATGGGCCGCGACGGCGCCGCCGGATTGCTGGACATGAAAAAGGCAGGGGCTTATACCCTTGCGCAGGACGAAGCGAGCTGTATCGTGTTCGGCATGCCGCGCGAAGCCATTGCGCTCGGCGCGGCGGACGAAATTGCCTCGTTGCCGGAGATGAGCCGACGCGTGATGGCGCGCCTGTCGTCGATGGGCGATCGCGTGCAACGGGTATGA
- the cheD gene encoding chemoreceptor glutamine deamidase CheD: MSSRLPIATNLYYDNHFQRPGVKLLPNEFYTTHEDMVLVTVLGSCVAACIQDRTAGIGGMNHFMLPDDGADVAQAASDSMRYGAYAMEVLINELIKAGGRRERFEAKVFGGGAVLAGMTTMNIGDRNSEFVRRYLALEKIRIVAEDLQGSHPRKVAFMPRTGQVMVKKLRLQQEAGVAEREQALVRQSAEARAERLAAARKRVELFSNPATAPARPKVELFSSTGAARPKVELFGSAAGGTAAGAAKPRVELFGAAARPINSNNARTTEEA, from the coding sequence ATGAGCAGCCGTCTGCCGATCGCAACCAATCTGTATTACGACAATCACTTCCAGCGCCCCGGCGTGAAGCTGTTGCCGAACGAGTTCTACACCACGCACGAAGACATGGTGCTGGTGACGGTGCTCGGTTCGTGCGTCGCGGCCTGTATTCAGGACCGCACGGCCGGCATCGGCGGGATGAATCACTTCATGCTGCCCGACGACGGCGCGGATGTCGCGCAGGCCGCATCGGATTCGATGCGCTACGGCGCCTACGCGATGGAAGTGCTGATCAACGAACTGATCAAGGCCGGCGGCCGGCGCGAACGCTTCGAGGCGAAGGTGTTCGGCGGCGGCGCGGTGCTGGCCGGCATGACGACGATGAACATCGGCGATCGCAACTCGGAGTTCGTGCGCCGCTACCTGGCGCTCGAAAAGATCCGTATCGTCGCCGAGGACCTGCAGGGCTCGCATCCGCGCAAGGTCGCGTTCATGCCGCGCACCGGTCAGGTGATGGTGAAGAAATTGCGTCTGCAGCAGGAAGCGGGCGTGGCCGAACGCGAGCAGGCGCTCGTGCGGCAAAGCGCGGAAGCCCGAGCGGAGAGACTCGCCGCCGCGCGCAAGCGGGTCGAGCTGTTCTCGAATCCCGCCACGGCCCCGGCGCGGCCGAAAGTCGAACTGTTTTCGTCGACGGGCGCGGCGCGTCCGAAGGTCGAGCTGTTCGGCTCGGCCGCCGGTGGGACCGCCGCGGGCGCGGCCAAACCGCGCGTCGAACTGTTCGGCGCCGCCGCGCGCCCGATTAATTCAAACAACGCCAGAACTACAGAGGAGGCGTGA
- a CDS encoding CheR family methyltransferase, producing the protein MMATRAQQRPERAEPVRSGEQGRDFEFTSADFARIRELIHRSAGISLSDHKRDMAYSRLARRLRARGLDTFRQYLDLLEAENDPAEWEAFTNALTTNLTAFFREAHHFPILAEFVPRRPQPVSVWCSAASTGEEPYSIAMTLIEALGDSGARQASVLATDIDTQVLAKAAAGMYQFDQVKHLSPERLKRFFLKGTGAHAGMVKVRPEVRALVRFEQLNLTDRDYQLRTQFDAIFCRNVMIYFDKPTQAQVLARFDPLVKPGGLLFAGHSENFTYVTQAFKLRGQTVYELTRDAAGARTPQPQRAAASGTTPARTTSGVTA; encoded by the coding sequence ATGATGGCAACGCGCGCACAGCAACGCCCCGAGCGGGCGGAACCGGTTAGATCCGGTGAACAGGGACGGGACTTCGAGTTCACGTCGGCGGACTTCGCTCGCATCCGCGAGCTGATTCATCGCAGCGCGGGCATTTCGCTGTCGGATCACAAACGCGACATGGCCTACAGCCGTCTCGCGCGACGTCTGCGCGCCCGCGGTCTCGATACGTTCAGGCAGTATCTCGATCTGCTCGAAGCGGAGAACGATCCGGCCGAGTGGGAAGCCTTCACCAATGCGCTGACCACCAACCTGACCGCGTTCTTCCGCGAGGCGCATCACTTTCCGATTCTGGCCGAGTTCGTGCCGCGCCGTCCGCAGCCGGTCTCGGTGTGGTGCTCGGCCGCGTCCACCGGCGAGGAGCCGTATTCGATCGCGATGACGCTGATCGAAGCGCTCGGCGACAGCGGTGCGCGCCAGGCGTCGGTGCTCGCCACCGACATTGACACCCAGGTGCTCGCCAAGGCCGCGGCTGGCATGTATCAGTTCGACCAGGTCAAGCATCTGTCGCCCGAGCGGCTGAAGCGGTTCTTTCTGAAGGGCACCGGCGCGCACGCCGGCATGGTCAAGGTGCGCCCGGAAGTGCGCGCGCTCGTGCGCTTCGAACAATTGAACCTGACCGACCGCGATTACCAGTTGCGCACGCAGTTCGACGCGATTTTCTGCCGCAACGTGATGATCTATTTCGACAAGCCGACCCAGGCTCAGGTGCTGGCGCGCTTCGACCCGCTGGTGAAGCCGGGCGGCCTGCTGTTCGCCGGTCATTCGGAAAACTTCACGTACGTCACGCAGGCGTTCAAGCTGCGTGGCCAGACCGTCTATGAACTGACGCGCGACGCGGCCGGCGCACGCACGCCGCAGCCGCAACGCGCGGCAGCGAGCGGCACGACGCCCGCGCGCACGACGAGCGGGGTGACCGCATGA
- a CDS encoding methyl-accepting chemotaxis protein, giving the protein MLSRWSIRTTLTMVGVVLAALTVVVGALGLTALNRASQSLDRIARGDLVAIHALDDASAYLLRSRLAVDRFNTLSAAGNTDEAKKAIDRAQELLTKGNQSWQAYLDAPKAGIDQALLDDVLAKRTAVMRDGVDPEFAALNANDLAAYHAIADTKISPMFIAYDGAATAVVKALQQSAVDQQALAQSNISLMTTLIVAFTAFALLLVVGIRFALRGLIVQPLKDATACFERIASGDLSETIQVFSRNEIGVLFSGIKRMQESMATMVKAVHGSTESIDTGAREIAMGNTDLSQRTEQQAASLQQTASSMEQLTGTVRQNAENARQASQLAVNASDIATRGGDVVSQVVTTMQDIATSSNKVVDIIGVIEGIAFQTNILALNAAVEAARAGEQGRGFAVVAGEVRSLAQRSASAAKEIKELIGDSVDKVQSGSTLVGRAGTTMDEIVQAVRRVTDIMGEISAASEEQSGGIEQVNRAVVQMDEVTQQNAALVEEAAAAAASLEDQTRQLQAVLSGWKVAGGTTRSGATAARAPVTARSVPNPVAHHGGNASRKPAGKTAPAAPQAAGAAGNQAASAGAATHQAAPQAAHAATATATAAHAAPAAVAHDAGSTRVEPALRPKTVRPSAESVARPAASSVATAGSDADWETF; this is encoded by the coding sequence ATGCTGAGCAGGTGGTCGATTCGTACGACGTTGACGATGGTAGGCGTCGTTCTCGCGGCGCTGACCGTGGTGGTCGGTGCGCTCGGACTAACCGCGCTGAATCGCGCGAGCCAGTCGCTCGACCGCATTGCGCGCGGCGATCTGGTCGCGATTCATGCGCTCGACGATGCCTCCGCCTATCTGTTGCGCTCGCGTCTCGCGGTGGACCGTTTCAACACGCTGTCCGCGGCCGGTAATACGGACGAAGCGAAGAAGGCGATCGACCGCGCGCAGGAACTGCTGACCAAGGGCAACCAGAGCTGGCAGGCCTATCTCGACGCGCCGAAGGCCGGTATCGACCAGGCGCTGCTCGACGACGTGCTCGCCAAGCGCACGGCGGTGATGCGCGACGGCGTCGATCCGGAGTTCGCGGCGTTGAACGCGAACGACCTCGCCGCGTATCACGCGATCGCCGACACGAAGATCAGCCCGATGTTCATCGCCTACGACGGCGCCGCAACGGCGGTCGTCAAGGCATTGCAGCAAAGCGCGGTGGATCAGCAGGCGCTCGCGCAGTCGAACATCTCGTTGATGACCACCTTGATCGTCGCGTTCACGGCGTTCGCGCTGCTGCTCGTGGTGGGCATCCGCTTCGCGTTGCGCGGCCTGATCGTGCAGCCGCTGAAGGATGCGACCGCCTGCTTCGAGCGGATCGCGTCGGGCGATCTGTCCGAGACGATCCAGGTGTTCAGCCGCAACGAGATCGGCGTGCTGTTTTCCGGCATCAAGCGGATGCAGGAAAGCATGGCGACGATGGTGAAGGCCGTGCACGGCAGCACCGAGTCGATCGACACCGGCGCGCGCGAAATCGCGATGGGCAATACCGATCTGTCGCAACGCACCGAACAGCAGGCGGCCTCGCTTCAGCAAACCGCGTCGAGCATGGAACAGCTGACGGGCACCGTGCGGCAGAACGCCGAGAACGCGCGTCAGGCGAGCCAGCTGGCCGTCAACGCGTCGGACATCGCCACGCGCGGCGGCGACGTGGTGAGCCAGGTCGTCACGACGATGCAGGACATCGCGACCAGCTCGAACAAGGTCGTCGACATCATCGGCGTGATCGAAGGGATTGCCTTCCAGACGAACATTCTCGCGCTGAACGCGGCGGTCGAAGCCGCCCGCGCCGGCGAGCAGGGCCGCGGGTTCGCGGTGGTGGCGGGCGAAGTGCGCAGCCTTGCGCAGCGCAGCGCGAGCGCCGCGAAGGAAATCAAGGAATTGATCGGCGACTCGGTCGACAAGGTGCAAAGCGGCTCGACGCTGGTCGGCCGCGCGGGCACCACGATGGACGAGATCGTGCAGGCGGTGCGCCGCGTGACGGACATCATGGGCGAGATCAGCGCGGCCTCGGAAGAGCAGTCGGGCGGCATCGAGCAGGTCAACCGCGCGGTCGTGCAGATGGACGAAGTCACGCAGCAGAACGCCGCGCTGGTGGAAGAGGCGGCAGCCGCGGCGGCGTCGCTCGAAGATCAGACGCGCCAGTTGCAGGCGGTGCTGAGCGGCTGGAAGGTGGCCGGCGGCACGACGCGCAGCGGCGCAACGGCGGCACGTGCTCCGGTGACGGCGCGCAGTGTCCCGAACCCTGTCGCCCATCACGGCGGCAACGCCAGCCGCAAGCCGGCGGGTAAAACCGCACCGGCCGCACCGCAGGCAGCAGGGGCAGCAGGTAATCAGGCAGCGAGCGCCGGCGCGGCAACGCATCAAGCCGCACCGCAAGCTGCCCATGCGGCGACAGCAACGGCCACGGCCGCGCACGCCGCTCCGGCGGCCGTCGCGCACGACGCCGGCAGCACGCGCGTCGAACCGGCGCTCAGGCCGAAGACGGTTCGTCCGTCCGCCGAATCCGTGGCGCGCCCGGCCGCATCGAGCGTGGCCACGGCCGGCTCGGACGCGGACTGGGAAACGTTCTAG
- a CDS encoding chemotaxis protein CheW, with translation MAEVQSINSSVGARRDAQQADAGGQEFLVFTLGAEEYGIDILKVQEIRGYDNVTRIANAPEFIKGVINLRGIIVPIVDMRIKFHLGRVEYDHQTVVIILNVAHRVVGMVVDGVSDVLTLATDQIMPAPEFGATLTTEYLTGLGTVDGRMLILMDIEKLMTSREMALIETLGV, from the coding sequence GTGGCAGAAGTCCAATCCATCAATTCGAGCGTGGGCGCCCGCCGCGACGCACAGCAGGCGGACGCCGGCGGTCAGGAATTCCTCGTCTTCACGCTCGGCGCCGAAGAGTACGGCATCGACATTCTCAAGGTGCAGGAAATCCGCGGCTACGACAACGTCACGCGGATCGCCAATGCGCCCGAGTTCATCAAGGGCGTGATCAATCTGCGCGGCATCATCGTGCCGATCGTCGACATGCGCATCAAGTTCCATCTGGGCCGCGTCGAGTACGACCATCAGACGGTCGTGATCATCCTGAACGTCGCGCATCGCGTGGTCGGGATGGTGGTGGACGGCGTGTCGGACGTGCTGACGCTCGCCACCGACCAGATCATGCCGGCGCCGGAATTCGGCGCGACGCTGACGACCGAGTACCTCACGGGTCTGGGCACCGTCGACGGCCGCATGCTGATCCTGATGGACATCGAAAAGCTGATGACCAGCCGCGAAATGGCGCTGATCGAAACGCTCGGCGTCTAA
- the cheA gene encoding chemotaxis protein CheA, whose protein sequence is MTLDITQFYQTFFDEADELLAQMEQLLLNLDIAHPDPEDLAAIFRAAHSIKGGAATFGFTALTETTHILESLLDRARNNELVLRKDMIDTFLETKDVLSGQLADYRASAEPDAAVARAICAKLEQLHAESRAGGAPAAPAAAAPAAAPVAVAAVAEVPDGSAPEHVVEQAVQAATGEWDDGEPAQTGQGAGTGAQDGTGPHLKITLRGVGEKDQELLAEELGNLGSIVGQVKSGGDLTLWLQTDVTSDDIIAVCCFVIDESQISIGRGTAPADETQQGEPGTPDAAESAPAQAAHTAAPAAQAASSAPAAHTAAPAATHGLFDAPAAQAAAAPSAPAASAAPAAQAAAPAEQDRKAAARPAAAAGGAEGSSIRVGVEKVDQLINLVGELVITQAMLAETTSTFDPALHDRLFNGMAQLERNARDLQEAVMSIRMMPMDYVFSRFPRLVRDLAAKLGKEVELVTFGQATELDKSLIERIIDPLTHLVRNSLDHGIETVEARRAAGKDSTGQLVLSAAHHGGNIVIEVSDDGAGLRRDKILAKAAKQGMQVSDTMTDEEVWNLIFLPGFSTAEQVTDVSGRGVGMDVVKRNIQSMGGHVEITSHAGKGSTTRIVLPLTLAILDGMSVKVGSEIFILPLNFVMESLQPQAEDIYTVANGERVVRVRGEYLPLVALHEVFNVDDAKQEPTQGIVTIMQTEGRRFAMLIDELVGQQQVVVKNLETNYRKVHGISAATILGDGSVALIVDVAALNRETRHAHGAMSLA, encoded by the coding sequence ATGACACTCGACATCACTCAGTTCTATCAGACGTTCTTCGACGAAGCGGACGAACTGCTCGCGCAGATGGAGCAGTTGCTGCTCAATCTGGATATCGCGCATCCGGATCCGGAAGACCTCGCGGCGATTTTCCGCGCGGCGCACTCGATCAAGGGCGGCGCGGCGACCTTCGGCTTTACCGCGCTGACGGAAACGACGCACATCCTCGAATCGCTGCTCGATCGCGCGCGCAATAACGAACTCGTGCTGCGCAAGGACATGATCGACACGTTCCTCGAAACCAAGGACGTGTTGTCGGGCCAGCTCGCCGACTACCGCGCGAGCGCGGAGCCGGACGCGGCGGTCGCCAGGGCGATCTGCGCGAAGCTCGAACAGTTGCATGCGGAAAGCCGCGCGGGCGGCGCGCCCGCGGCACCGGCAGCGGCGGCGCCGGCAGCGGCTCCTGTCGCGGTCGCGGCGGTCGCGGAAGTGCCGGACGGCTCGGCACCGGAACATGTCGTCGAACAGGCGGTACAGGCGGCGACAGGTGAATGGGATGACGGCGAACCGGCACAGACCGGGCAAGGCGCGGGGACGGGCGCGCAGGATGGCACCGGTCCTCATCTGAAAATTACGCTACGGGGCGTGGGTGAGAAGGACCAGGAACTGCTAGCCGAAGAGCTCGGCAACCTGGGTAGCATCGTCGGGCAGGTCAAGAGCGGCGGCGATTTGACGCTGTGGCTCCAGACCGATGTGACCTCCGACGACATCATCGCCGTGTGCTGTTTCGTGATCGACGAAAGTCAGATCTCGATCGGCCGCGGCACCGCACCGGCGGACGAGACGCAGCAAGGCGAACCTGGAACGCCCGACGCTGCCGAATCGGCCCCGGCGCAAGCAGCACACACGGCAGCACCAGCGGCGCAGGCAGCTTCGTCGGCCCCGGCGGCCCACACCGCTGCGCCCGCTGCGACACACGGTCTGTTCGACGCACCGGCGGCGCAAGCTGCCGCGGCGCCGAGCGCACCGGCCGCCAGCGCGGCACCGGCGGCTCAGGCCGCCGCGCCCGCCGAGCAGGATCGCAAGGCGGCGGCGCGTCCGGCCGCGGCGGCAGGCGGCGCGGAAGGCAGTTCGATTCGCGTCGGCGTGGAGAAGGTCGATCAGCTGATCAACCTGGTCGGCGAACTGGTGATCACCCAGGCAATGCTTGCGGAGACCACCAGCACGTTCGATCCGGCGCTGCACGACCGGCTCTTCAACGGCATGGCGCAACTCGAGCGCAACGCGCGCGATCTGCAGGAAGCGGTGATGTCGATCCGCATGATGCCGATGGATTACGTGTTCAGCCGCTTCCCGCGACTGGTGCGCGATCTGGCGGCGAAACTCGGCAAGGAAGTGGAACTCGTCACCTTCGGTCAGGCGACCGAACTCGACAAGAGCCTGATCGAACGGATCATCGATCCGTTGACTCACCTCGTGCGCAACAGTCTCGACCACGGTATCGAAACCGTGGAAGCGCGGCGCGCGGCGGGCAAGGATTCGACCGGTCAACTGGTGCTGTCGGCCGCGCATCATGGTGGCAACATCGTCATCGAAGTGAGCGACGACGGCGCGGGTCTGCGCCGCGACAAGATTCTCGCGAAGGCGGCCAAGCAAGGCATGCAGGTCAGCGACACGATGACCGACGAGGAAGTCTGGAACCTGATTTTCCTGCCGGGCTTCTCGACGGCGGAGCAGGTCACGGACGTCTCCGGCCGTGGCGTCGGCATGGACGTGGTGAAGCGGAACATCCAGTCGATGGGTGGTCACGTGGAAATCACCTCGCACGCCGGCAAGGGCAGCACCACGCGCATCGTGTTGCCGCTCACGCTGGCGATTCTCGACGGCATGTCGGTCAAGGTGGGCAGCGAAATCTTCATCCTGCCGCTGAACTTCGTGATGGAGTCGCTGCAGCCGCAGGCCGAGGACATCTACACGGTCGCCAACGGCGAGCGCGTGGTGCGCGTGCGCGGCGAATACCTGCCGCTGGTCGCGTTGCACGAAGTGTTCAACGTCGACGACGCGAAGCAGGAGCCGACCCAGGGCATCGTCACCATCATGCAGACCGAAGGCCGTCGCTTCGCGATGCTGATCGACGAACTGGTCGGCCAGCAGCAGGTGGTCGTGAAGAATCTGGAAACCAACTACCGCAAGGTGCACGGCATTTCGGCGGCGACCATTCTCGGCGACGGCAGCGTCGCGCTGATCGTCGACGTGGCGGCCCTGAACCGCGAAACACGTCACGCGCACGGCGCAATGAGTCTCGCATGA
- a CDS encoding response regulator, with amino-acid sequence MIRHILAIDDSASMRQILAATLTTAGYEVTLAADGNEGLENALAMSFDLVLTDQHMPGKTGLDLIAALRNNPAYQATPILVLTTESSEPFKAAAREAGATGWIEKPLDPDMLTELVAALAEPDQA; translated from the coding sequence ATGATCAGGCATATCCTGGCAATCGACGATTCGGCATCGATGCGGCAGATTCTCGCCGCGACGCTGACGACGGCCGGCTATGAAGTGACGCTCGCGGCGGACGGCAACGAAGGGCTCGAAAACGCGCTCGCCATGTCGTTCGACCTCGTGCTGACCGACCAGCACATGCCGGGCAAGACCGGCCTGGATCTGATCGCCGCGCTGCGCAACAACCCGGCCTACCAGGCGACGCCCATCCTCGTCCTCACGACGGAATCGAGCGAGCCGTTCAAGGCCGCGGCGAGGGAGGCCGGCGCGACCGGCTGGATCGAAAAGCCGCTCGACCCGGACATGCTGACCGAACTGGTGGCGGCGCTGGCCGAACCGGATCAGGCGTAA
- the motB gene encoding flagellar motor protein MotB, protein MSKDKDRAIVVKRSAPKKSGHHGGAWKLAYADFMTAMMAFFLLMWLLSSASTVQLKGIADYFNQPLKITLWGGDRSAEDSSILKGGGRDISTDAQGVTRSTDGSNNRAERTVSHSNEDSLKQMQGELERREQVRLHDLQVKLMAAIEANPVLRQFKQQIRIDSTLTGLRIEIVDSQKRPMFATAKDQVEPYMRDILREIGHTLNDVPNRIIVQGHTDAVQYAGGEKGYSNWELSADRANASRRELIAGGMDEAKVMRVLGLASTQNLNKADPLDPENRRISIIVLNRKSEEALDHDDSTTTTLSDDAAGSKPLLQKITQPVTVAPKLPAAAPAAQ, encoded by the coding sequence ATGAGCAAGGACAAAGACCGCGCCATTGTCGTCAAGCGCAGCGCGCCCAAGAAGTCCGGCCACCACGGCGGCGCGTGGAAGCTCGCGTATGCGGACTTCATGACCGCGATGATGGCGTTCTTCCTGCTGATGTGGCTGCTGAGTTCGGCCTCCACGGTGCAGTTGAAGGGCATTGCCGATTACTTCAACCAGCCGCTGAAGATCACGCTGTGGGGCGGCGACCGCAGCGCGGAAGACTCCAGCATCCTGAAGGGCGGCGGCCGCGACATTTCGACCGACGCGCAAGGCGTGACGCGCTCCACCGACGGTTCGAACAACCGCGCCGAGCGCACCGTCTCGCATAGCAACGAAGATTCGCTCAAGCAGATGCAGGGCGAGCTGGAGCGCCGCGAACAGGTTCGCCTGCACGATCTGCAGGTCAAGCTGATGGCCGCGATCGAGGCGAACCCGGTGCTGCGCCAGTTCAAGCAGCAGATTCGTATCGACTCGACGCTGACCGGCCTGCGCATCGAAATCGTCGACTCGCAGAAGCGCCCGATGTTCGCGACCGCGAAAGACCAGGTCGAACCGTATATGCGCGACATCCTGCGCGAAATCGGCCACACGCTGAACGACGTGCCGAACCGCATCATCGTGCAGGGGCACACCGACGCCGTGCAGTACGCGGGCGGCGAGAAGGGCTACAGCAACTGGGAACTGTCCGCGGACCGCGCCAATGCGTCGCGCCGCGAGCTGATCGCCGGCGGCATGGACGAAGCGAAGGTGATGCGCGTGCTCGGTCTCGCGTCGACGCAGAACCTGAACAAGGCGGACCCGCTGGATCCGGAAAACCGCCGCATCAGCATCATCGTGTTGAACAGGAAGTCGGAGGAAGCGCTCGATCATGACGATTCCACCACGACCACCCTGTCGGACGACGCAGCCGGCTCCAAGCCGCTGCTGCAAAAGATTACGCAGCCGGTGACGGTTGCACCGAAGTTGCCGGCGGCAGCGCCGGCGGCCCAGTAA
- the motA gene encoding flagellar motor stator protein MotA produces MLIFVGTLVTLLSVFGGYALEGGHLGALLQPVEVLMIVGAGVGAFILGNGMKTIKATLRVIPTLFKGAKYNKDVYMELMALLYVLLAKARKEGTLTLEADIDDPSKSPIFTQYPKILADKHIIEFLTDYLRLMVGGNMNAFEIESLMDEEIETHHHEGEAPAHALTKVGDAMPAFGIVAAVMGVVHTMASADKPPAVLGEMIAQALVGTFLGILLSYGLISPLASVAEQRVTESTKMFQCIKVTILASLNGYAPAIAVEFGRKVLFSTERPSFAELEEHVRRVKAK; encoded by the coding sequence GTGCTGATTTTCGTGGGAACACTCGTGACGCTGTTGTCCGTTTTCGGCGGTTACGCGCTGGAAGGCGGCCATCTCGGCGCGCTGTTGCAGCCCGTTGAAGTGCTGATGATCGTCGGCGCGGGCGTCGGCGCATTCATTCTGGGTAACGGAATGAAGACGATCAAGGCAACGCTGCGCGTCATTCCAACCCTGTTCAAGGGCGCGAAGTACAACAAGGACGTCTACATGGAGCTGATGGCGCTCCTTTACGTCCTGCTGGCCAAGGCGCGCAAGGAAGGCACGCTGACGCTGGAAGCCGACATCGACGATCCGTCTAAAAGTCCGATCTTCACCCAGTACCCGAAGATCCTCGCCGACAAGCACATCATCGAATTCCTGACCGACTACCTGCGTTTGATGGTGGGCGGCAACATGAATGCGTTCGAGATCGAAAGCCTGATGGACGAGGAAATCGAGACGCATCACCACGAAGGCGAGGCGCCCGCGCACGCGCTGACCAAGGTCGGCGACGCGATGCCGGCATTCGGTATCGTGGCCGCGGTGATGGGCGTGGTGCACACCATGGCGTCGGCCGACAAGCCGCCCGCGGTGCTCGGCGAGATGATCGCCCAGGCACTGGTCGGGACGTTCCTCGGGATTCTGCTGTCGTACGGGCTGATCAGCCCGCTCGCGAGCGTCGCCGAACAGCGCGTGACCGAGTCGACCAAGATGTTCCAGTGCATCAAGGTGACGATTCTGGCCAGCCTGAACGGCTACGCCCCGGCGATCGCCGTCGAATTCGGCCGCAAGGTGCTCTTCTCGACCGAACGCCCGTCGTTCGCCGAGCTGGAAGAGCACGTGCGCCGCGTCAAGGCCAAGTAA
- the flhC gene encoding flagellar transcriptional regulator FlhC, whose translation MAYKSVVLEVREITLAIELIELGARLQLLEAETSLSRDRLIKLYKELKGVSPPKGMLPFSTDWFMTWQPNFHSSLFYNIYRFMADHGGCQTIQSIVKSYRLYLEHVQMHDDEPVLSLTRAWTLVRFFDSGMLQMTACCRCGGHFVAHAHDPQHAFVCGLCQPPSRAGKTRKVADARARESLAALEA comes from the coding sequence ATGGCCTATAAAAGTGTGGTGCTTGAAGTCAGGGAAATCACCCTGGCCATCGAACTGATCGAACTCGGCGCGCGTTTGCAATTGCTGGAAGCGGAAACCAGTCTGTCGCGCGACCGGCTCATCAAGCTGTACAAGGAGTTGAAAGGGGTGTCGCCGCCCAAGGGCATGCTGCCGTTCTCGACGGACTGGTTCATGACCTGGCAGCCGAACTTTCACTCGTCCCTGTTCTACAACATCTACCGTTTCATGGCCGATCACGGCGGTTGCCAGACGATCCAGTCGATCGTCAAAAGCTACCGGCTGTATCTGGAGCACGTCCAGATGCACGACGACGAGCCGGTGCTGAGCCTCACGCGCGCGTGGACGCTGGTGCGTTTCTTCGACTCCGGCATGCTGCAGATGACCGCCTGCTGCCGTTGCGGAGGGCATTTTGTTGCGCATGCGCATGATCCGCAGCATGCGTTCGTCTGCGGGCTGTGCCAGCCGCCGTCGCGAGCCGGCAAGACCCGCAAGGTCGCCGACGCGCGCGCCCGCGAAAGTCTCGCCGCGCTCGAAGCCTGA